The following coding sequences are from one Shewanella eurypsychrophilus window:
- a CDS encoding VolA/Pla-1 family phospholipase, protein MKRLFLGVAIASALGLTACSEDSVDELKDKVEPLIPESHMVFDPANGAVPLPNDLLFSGTLDGTIHIPGEALDGSSDYSDPSMALGALDGWSTTAPISITVDPATDHDGTVLSLDVASVYQPGAVRVFEATVGGPLSSDPECGANPSASACKVGDELTFGVDFVSKGSGNTIAIVPLKPLKAGQSYIYTTTNLIMDSEGRPIAPSSTYGLLKLDIDTHPLETPDQLMLQTLVNSYEKGIAAEHGVDTETISYAGLFTTQSVADVYETTKLLMVEPGSPYAPTFSVAPTPLGYTVAMAAGLTPADGIAYALADMANVYGAELTLPVFGDCSSSACLDENMQPTINGSWKAYGDSPVSVLLALQTGTMSQENYGMQAMAYEIDPAAGIANPALLAGKAWLLDDGTAADKAKHLTKFNPIPAIKGYEKVPVFITLPDAAKLAAFNAQQGLPFTPPTAGWPTNIALHGLGGGKEAAMTFAGTYAAMGIATVAIDHPLHGARSFDANGDGVYEISASAPEFGYAVGTPEAFVNGNPLAFINIASTLSTRDNFRQSVVDHLGVRLALTGLSMQLAQMELPQIFDIGKISSQGISLGGIVNTNFSAYASTGLTHPATGTALPNVYALNASSLVAPAGGLAGAFVGSPTFAPMLEESILASDSFQALVDEANTAGYEPGSDEYAALVAAVYAEFIPTFAFAVQTAIDSADPVNHGAMLKATGLPVHLIEVVGDGTDENKPDQVLPNSVEGFPTSGTEPLIAALGLECIETTTASSGAVRFTEGHHSSLTDPAGTASTVEMQQQVAAFALTAGKGSATILVENTDIIQPCAVPAG, encoded by the coding sequence ATGAAAAGACTCTTTTTGGGTGTTGCGATTGCCTCTGCGCTAGGACTTACAGCCTGTAGTGAAGATAGTGTTGATGAGCTAAAAGATAAGGTTGAGCCTCTGATCCCTGAGTCTCATATGGTGTTCGATCCAGCCAATGGTGCAGTTCCTTTGCCCAATGATTTGCTATTTAGTGGCACTCTGGATGGTACTATTCACATCCCAGGCGAAGCGCTAGATGGAAGCAGTGATTATAGCGATCCTTCTATGGCACTTGGTGCTCTCGATGGTTGGTCTACAACTGCGCCAATCTCTATTACTGTTGACCCAGCGACTGATCATGACGGCACAGTATTGAGTTTAGATGTTGCATCTGTTTATCAACCCGGCGCTGTCAGAGTTTTTGAAGCGACTGTCGGTGGTCCTCTATCTTCCGATCCAGAATGCGGTGCAAATCCATCGGCTTCTGCGTGTAAAGTGGGTGATGAACTGACTTTTGGTGTCGATTTTGTTTCCAAAGGTTCTGGCAATACCATCGCCATTGTCCCTTTGAAGCCGCTTAAAGCTGGCCAGTCATATATTTATACAACCACTAATTTAATTATGGACTCAGAGGGGCGACCCATCGCGCCTTCTAGCACCTATGGTCTTCTTAAGCTAGATATTGACACTCACCCACTTGAGACCCCTGATCAATTGATGTTGCAGACCTTAGTGAATAGCTACGAAAAAGGCATAGCAGCAGAACACGGAGTCGATACTGAGACCATTAGTTATGCGGGTCTGTTTACGACTCAATCAGTGGCAGATGTTTATGAAACAACCAAGCTATTGATGGTTGAGCCGGGTTCTCCCTATGCGCCTACTTTCTCTGTGGCGCCGACCCCATTAGGCTATACCGTCGCAATGGCAGCTGGACTGACTCCCGCCGATGGAATCGCTTATGCGCTAGCTGATATGGCAAACGTTTATGGCGCTGAGCTTACACTTCCAGTATTTGGTGATTGTTCGTCATCTGCTTGTTTAGATGAAAACATGCAGCCGACAATCAATGGCAGCTGGAAAGCATATGGTGATAGCCCTGTATCAGTGTTGTTAGCACTGCAAACTGGCACCATGAGTCAGGAAAACTATGGTATGCAAGCCATGGCATACGAAATTGATCCAGCAGCTGGTATTGCTAACCCTGCGCTTTTAGCCGGTAAAGCCTGGTTACTCGATGATGGCACAGCGGCCGATAAAGCTAAGCACTTGACCAAATTTAACCCTATTCCAGCAATTAAGGGCTATGAGAAGGTCCCCGTCTTTATTACATTGCCCGATGCTGCAAAACTGGCTGCCTTTAATGCTCAACAAGGCTTGCCATTTACTCCTCCGACAGCAGGTTGGCCAACCAATATTGCCTTACATGGTCTAGGCGGCGGTAAAGAAGCTGCTATGACATTTGCAGGAACTTATGCTGCTATGGGTATAGCAACGGTTGCAATTGATCATCCTCTGCATGGTGCACGCTCTTTCGATGCAAATGGTGATGGTGTCTATGAAATATCGGCATCAGCACCTGAGTTTGGTTATGCTGTTGGCACGCCAGAGGCATTCGTTAATGGTAATCCTTTAGCCTTTATAAACATCGCAAGTACGCTATCAACCCGTGATAACTTCCGCCAGAGCGTGGTCGATCACTTAGGTGTTCGTCTAGCACTGACAGGCTTATCAATGCAGTTAGCTCAGATGGAGCTTCCTCAGATTTTTGATATAGGCAAGATAAGCTCACAAGGGATCAGTCTTGGCGGGATTGTTAATACTAACTTTTCAGCTTATGCGAGCACAGGCTTAACGCATCCTGCAACAGGAACAGCATTGCCGAATGTCTATGCGCTAAATGCTTCATCGTTAGTCGCACCAGCTGGTGGTTTAGCTGGGGCTTTCGTTGGCTCGCCAACGTTCGCGCCTATGCTTGAAGAAAGCATTTTAGCCAGTGATTCATTCCAAGCGCTTGTCGATGAGGCTAATACCGCAGGATATGAGCCAGGCTCTGATGAGTATGCCGCTTTAGTTGCTGCAGTTTATGCTGAGTTTATTCCAACGTTTGCGTTTGCCGTACAAACTGCGATTGATAGTGCAGATCCTGTTAACCATGGCGCTATGCTAAAAGCGACGGGTCTTCCAGTGCACTTGATTGAAGTTGTTGGTGATGGAACAGATGAAAACAAGCCCGATCAGGTACTGCCTAACAGTGTTGAAGGCTTCCCTACATCAGGTACAGAACCGCTCATTGCAGCTTTAGGATTAGAGTGTATTGAGACAACAACGGCAAGTTCTGGTGCGGTTAGATTTACAGAAGGGCATCATAGCTCACTGACTGATCCAGCAGGAACGGCATCAACGGTAGAGATGCAGCAGCAAGTTGCAGCATTCGCGCTTACTGCAGGAAAAGGTTCGGCGACTATCTTGGTTGAGAATACCGATATTATTCAGCCTTGTGCCGTTCCAGCAGGCTAA
- the sohB gene encoding protease SohB, with translation MEFLYEYGLFFAKAITIVLSIIAVVILVLASAVKQKGEKGELRLTNLSEELQNLKHDLKEELLSKKQFKAYEKQLKADEKAKEKAEKEQTEDILEPKVFVVDFKGSIDAAEVASLREEISAIIAIAEKGDEVIVNVESGGGMVHGYGLASSQLDRLRQADIPLTICVDKVAASGGYMMACVANKVYAAPFAIVGSIGVVAQIPNFHKLLKKHDIDYEQHTAGDFKRTLTLFGENTDEGREKFQKELEETHVLFKEFIAKYRPELDLEKVATGEHWYGQQAIELGLVDEISTSDDVIMKLAKEKTVIKVRYQLKKKFADKIAHAASLSFNGIFNKLAEKNQPLG, from the coding sequence TTGGAATTTTTGTACGAGTATGGACTATTTTTTGCTAAAGCAATTACCATAGTGTTGTCGATTATCGCTGTTGTTATTCTAGTACTTGCCTCTGCTGTAAAGCAAAAAGGTGAGAAAGGTGAGTTGAGGTTAACTAACTTATCTGAAGAGCTTCAAAACCTAAAGCATGATCTCAAAGAAGAGCTACTCAGTAAGAAACAGTTCAAAGCTTATGAAAAACAGTTGAAAGCTGATGAGAAAGCAAAAGAGAAAGCTGAAAAAGAGCAGACGGAAGATATCCTAGAGCCTAAGGTATTTGTGGTCGACTTTAAAGGCAGTATCGATGCAGCTGAGGTGGCGTCACTTCGTGAAGAGATCAGCGCGATTATTGCTATTGCTGAAAAGGGTGATGAAGTCATCGTCAACGTTGAGAGTGGTGGCGGTATGGTCCATGGTTATGGACTCGCTTCAAGTCAGCTCGATAGGCTACGTCAGGCTGATATCCCACTGACTATTTGTGTTGATAAAGTGGCTGCCAGTGGGGGGTATATGATGGCCTGTGTGGCGAACAAAGTTTATGCCGCACCGTTTGCAATTGTGGGATCTATAGGTGTTGTAGCCCAAATTCCTAATTTTCATAAATTGCTTAAAAAGCACGATATCGATTATGAGCAGCATACGGCAGGTGACTTTAAACGTACGTTAACCTTGTTTGGTGAAAACACCGATGAAGGTCGTGAGAAGTTTCAAAAAGAGCTTGAAGAAACCCATGTGTTGTTCAAAGAGTTTATTGCTAAATATCGTCCAGAGTTAGATCTTGAGAAGGTGGCTACTGGTGAACATTGGTATGGACAGCAAGCGATCGAGTTAGGTTTAGTCGATGAAATTTCGACCAGCGATGATGTGATTATGAAGCTAGCGAAAGAGAAAACTGTCATTAAAGTGCGTTATCAGCTCAAGAAAAAGTTTGCTGATAAAATTGCGCATGCAGCTTCGCTGTCATTCAATGGTATCTTCAATAAGCTTGCAGAGAAGAATCAACCGCTAGGCTGA
- a CDS encoding TraR/DksA C4-type zinc finger protein, with protein MSHPQIRHELSKIETNLRIEIGQLAERKQIGIDSQGTNLCELIALLTNAALSDHPLFSQLTKLDAAFCQLDIGLYGLCSDCESEIEPERLILDPVEQRCALCAESYAHEHRHELRLTH; from the coding sequence GTGAGTCACCCGCAAATTAGACATGAATTGTCAAAAATAGAAACTAATCTAAGGATAGAGATTGGTCAGCTTGCGGAACGTAAGCAGATCGGCATTGACTCGCAAGGCACTAATCTTTGTGAGCTCATTGCTCTGCTCACTAATGCCGCCCTAAGTGACCATCCTCTTTTTAGTCAACTAACCAAACTTGATGCCGCATTTTGTCAACTCGATATTGGTCTTTATGGGCTTTGCTCGGATTGCGAAAGCGAAATTGAACCAGAGCGTTTAATTTTAGATCCTGTGGAACAGAGATGCGCCCTATGTGCCGAAAGTTATGCTCACGAACATAGGCATGAACTGAGATTAACCCACTAG
- the dusC gene encoding tRNA dihydrouridine(16) synthase DusC, producing MRVILAPMEGVADAPMRALLTGVGGYDLVISEFIRVVDQLLPEKVFYRLCAELANESKTLSGTPVRLQLLGQHPQWMAENAIRAIELGSLGVDLNFGCPAPMVNRSNGGAAMLKQPETIYKVVKAVREAVDEKFPVSAKIRLGWDDKSRCVEIAQAIEAAGATELTVHARTKEEGYKPPAHWLYIQKIKSSVAMPVIANGEVWSREDYLKCQQVSQCDDVMIGRGALAVPNLAHVIKGDQAKMPWAKVLQLLLQYSEYEIVSEKEKYYPARIKQWLKFIAKQYSQADELFVQVRVLKKTPDILTLLKAQV from the coding sequence ATGCGTGTAATACTTGCCCCTATGGAAGGCGTCGCCGATGCGCCGATGCGAGCACTATTAACCGGTGTTGGCGGCTACGATCTGGTGATCAGTGAATTTATTCGTGTGGTTGATCAGCTCTTGCCTGAAAAAGTATTTTATCGTCTATGTGCTGAGCTAGCGAATGAGAGTAAAACGCTGTCTGGCACTCCGGTACGATTACAACTTTTAGGTCAGCATCCTCAATGGATGGCTGAAAATGCGATAAGAGCGATTGAACTTGGCTCCCTTGGCGTTGATTTAAACTTTGGCTGTCCGGCACCTATGGTAAATCGTAGTAATGGGGGTGCGGCAATGCTCAAACAGCCTGAAACCATTTACAAAGTGGTGAAAGCTGTGCGCGAAGCTGTAGATGAAAAATTCCCCGTATCGGCAAAAATCCGTTTAGGATGGGATGATAAGAGTCGCTGTGTTGAGATTGCTCAGGCTATTGAAGCCGCAGGTGCGACTGAGTTGACCGTGCATGCAAGAACCAAGGAAGAAGGCTATAAGCCCCCTGCACATTGGCTGTATATCCAAAAGATAAAATCGTCAGTTGCAATGCCTGTGATCGCAAATGGTGAGGTGTGGAGCCGAGAAGATTACCTTAAATGTCAACAAGTCAGTCAATGTGATGATGTGATGATAGGTCGTGGTGCCTTAGCCGTTCCCAACTTAGCCCATGTGATCAAAGGCGATCAAGCTAAAATGCCATGGGCCAAAGTGTTACAGCTACTTTTACAATATTCTGAATATGAAATAGTCAGTGAAAAAGAGAAATATTATCCAGCTCGAATTAAGCAATGGCTCAAATTTATTGCCAAGCAATACAGTCAAGCTGATGAACTTTTTGTTCAAGTCAGGGTATTAAAGAAAACGCCAGATATCCTCACCTTGCTCAAAGCTCAAGTTTAA
- a CDS encoding DUF692 domain-containing protein, which yields MTHQARVGLGLRREMLDEFCTSVPDAIDFFEVAPENWMTLGGKYGRQFSQLTEQRPFFCHGLSLSIGGPSPLDVEFVKNVKTFLDEHNIELYSEHLSYCSGSGHMYDLMPIPFTQEAVKHVAQRIKLVEDIIERPLILENVSFYAAPGAEMTELEFVNAVLSEADCKLLLDVNNIYVNSINHQYDANAFLRAMPTERVAYLHIAGHYEEAEDIIVDTHGADIVSPVWDLLKTCYEVHGVHSTLLERDFNIPETQVLLQEIDKIHQYQHLNQTRLSRSA from the coding sequence ATGACACATCAAGCCAGAGTTGGCTTAGGGCTAAGGCGTGAAATGTTGGATGAGTTTTGCACTTCAGTCCCGGATGCTATCGATTTCTTTGAGGTTGCGCCGGAAAATTGGATGACCTTAGGGGGAAAGTATGGACGACAGTTTAGTCAACTTACTGAGCAGAGGCCTTTTTTTTGCCATGGGTTATCTTTGTCCATTGGTGGGCCTTCGCCATTAGACGTTGAGTTTGTCAAAAATGTGAAAACCTTTCTGGATGAGCACAATATTGAGCTTTATTCCGAGCATTTAAGCTATTGTTCTGGATCGGGTCACATGTATGACCTGATGCCCATTCCATTTACTCAAGAAGCGGTTAAGCATGTTGCTCAGCGAATTAAACTAGTCGAAGATATTATTGAGCGACCACTGATCCTCGAGAACGTTTCATTTTATGCCGCTCCAGGTGCTGAGATGACTGAGTTGGAGTTTGTTAATGCGGTGCTCAGTGAAGCGGACTGTAAGCTGTTACTCGATGTTAATAACATCTATGTCAATTCAATAAATCATCAATATGATGCTAATGCATTTTTAAGAGCTATGCCTACGGAACGAGTCGCTTATCTTCATATTGCGGGGCATTATGAAGAAGCTGAAGATATTATTGTCGATACTCATGGTGCGGATATTGTCTCACCCGTGTGGGATTTACTAAAGACGTGTTATGAGGTGCACGGTGTGCATTCGACCTTGTTAGAAAGAGATTTTAATATTCCCGAAACTCAGGTTCTGCTTCAAGAAATTGACAAAATTCATCAATACCAACATCTCAATCAGACTCGATTATCCAGGAGTGCATAA
- a CDS encoding DNA-binding domain-containing protein — MNFDVIQQSFIDYIKQPSRPLPQGTEARRMKIYRDLFFNNINGFVTSAFPVLKSLYAEDDWLALVQNFFLNHDCETPIFIEIAQEFVVFLQTEYEFKQGEPKFIIELAHYEYMELVVAVAKDNFDHQPLGLDIKQAGLCLSDTARVLQYSYDVQRISEEYQPDEPAQSPQLFCLYRDTEDEVIFLQLNPLTAQVLGFISQHESVYFDELFNWLKQTYPQMDENDLIQGCCQMLAELGAKGVIKHYKPL, encoded by the coding sequence ATGAATTTTGATGTGATTCAACAATCGTTTATTGATTATATTAAACAGCCGTCTCGGCCTCTTCCACAGGGAACAGAAGCGCGGCGGATGAAAATATATCGGGATCTATTTTTTAATAATATTAATGGTTTTGTGACCAGTGCATTCCCGGTGCTAAAAAGCCTTTATGCTGAAGATGACTGGCTAGCCTTAGTGCAAAACTTTTTTTTGAACCATGACTGTGAAACACCGATATTTATTGAAATCGCACAAGAGTTTGTTGTTTTCCTGCAAACAGAGTACGAATTTAAGCAAGGTGAGCCCAAGTTTATTATTGAACTTGCTCATTATGAATATATGGAATTAGTGGTCGCTGTCGCCAAAGACAATTTCGACCATCAGCCTTTAGGGCTTGATATAAAACAAGCGGGACTCTGTTTATCCGATACGGCTAGAGTCTTGCAGTACAGTTATGATGTACAAAGAATATCGGAAGAGTATCAACCTGATGAACCCGCTCAAAGCCCACAACTCTTTTGCTTATATCGCGATACAGAAGATGAAGTGATTTTTTTACAGTTAAATCCCTTAACTGCCCAAGTATTAGGTTTTATCTCACAGCATGAAAGTGTCTATTTTGATGAGCTATTTAACTGGCTTAAACAGACTTACCCTCAGATGGATGAAAATGATTTGATTCAAGGCTGTTGCCAAATGTTAGCTGAATTAGGGGCTAAAGGAGTGATAAAACACTATAAACCTCTTTGA
- a CDS encoding YbaN family protein, translated as MALKRGFYLVCGLCSLALGLLGIPLPILPTVPFILLAAFCFARSSDRLHHWLMTHPWFSEALNDWDKNRGIRKGLKKKAYVVSGLSFGVSIAVVPLLWVKVMLVCCAIGLGFYLWRIPELED; from the coding sequence ATGGCACTAAAACGTGGTTTTTATTTAGTCTGTGGTCTATGCAGTTTGGCATTAGGTTTATTGGGGATCCCGCTTCCTATACTACCTACAGTTCCTTTTATCTTGCTTGCTGCATTTTGCTTTGCCCGTTCTAGTGACCGGTTGCATCATTGGTTGATGACGCACCCTTGGTTTTCTGAAGCCTTGAATGATTGGGATAAAAATAGAGGGATCCGTAAAGGGTTAAAGAAAAAAGCTTATGTTGTCAGTGGGTTAAGCTTTGGCGTGAGCATTGCTGTCGTACCGCTTTTATGGGTTAAAGTCATGTTAGTCTGCTGTGCCATTGGCTTAGGGTTTTACTTATGGCGTATTCCAGAACTTGAAGATTGA
- the apt gene encoding adenine phosphoribosyltransferase: MPMNNDSLALIKQSIKTIPDYPKAGILFRDVTSLLETPVAYKATIDLLVEEYKAQGFTKIVGTEARGFLFGAPLALELGVGFVPVRKPGKLPRATISESYDLEYGQDVLEIHTDAITADDKVLVVDDLLATGGTIEATVKLIRRLGGAVNHAAFVISLPDLGGEKKLEAMDLELVKLCVFEGE, encoded by the coding sequence TTGCCCATGAATAACGACAGCTTAGCCTTGATAAAACAGAGCATAAAAACCATTCCAGATTACCCTAAAGCAGGGATACTCTTCAGAGACGTGACAAGCTTGCTTGAAACCCCTGTAGCTTATAAAGCCACTATCGACTTATTGGTTGAAGAGTACAAAGCACAAGGGTTCACCAAAATTGTTGGTACTGAAGCCCGTGGCTTTCTGTTCGGAGCGCCGTTAGCATTAGAATTGGGCGTCGGCTTTGTGCCTGTACGTAAGCCGGGCAAGTTACCACGCGCAACGATTTCAGAAAGTTATGATCTTGAGTATGGACAAGATGTACTTGAGATCCACACCGATGCCATTACAGCTGATGATAAAGTGCTAGTGGTTGATGACCTGCTTGCAACTGGTGGCACGATTGAAGCGACCGTAAAGCTTATTCGTCGTCTCGGCGGCGCAGTAAACCATGCAGCGTTTGTTATTTCACTACCAGATCTCGGTGGCGAGAAGAAATTGGAAGCAATGGATCTTGAATTGGTTAAACTTTGTGTGTTTGAAGGCGAATAA
- the dnaX gene encoding DNA polymerase III subunit gamma/tau, whose protein sequence is MSYQVLARKWRPATFEQMVGQSHVLHALTNALSQQRLHHAYLFSGTRGVGKTSLARLFAKGLNCEQGVTASPCGQCSSCVEIAEGRFIDLIEVDAASRTKVDDTRELLDNVQYRPSRGRYKVYLIDEVHMLSRSSFNALLKTLEEPPEHVKFLLATTDPQRLPVTVLSRCLQFNLKSLTQDEITAQLSHILTQEKLSFENAALTLLAKAANGSMRDGLSLTDQAIAYGAGQVLLQQVQTMLGSIDDQHVIRLFNTLVQGEIESLMHVIEQILSFGADPEEVLRSLLELLHQITLSQFAPAAAQLSIYSEQIKAFAEQLSPEQVQLYYQLLLAGRKDLPHAPDPKSGLEMALLRAVSFVPEVPVTRWVVDKPAKVSLPEIVAAPQSQDHPAKVQQAKVQQAKVQQAKVQQTKALPQLSEQVQADEADEADEADDGSDDLLALNSEQALIVSQASSQGMEQSLVSESHSPDSGTLLTPERELPDNQELPVQAEAKTEQVSTESIDCEQLAQDAAYDAQYGSAQDEDPVVDDYLPFDSLPASEAPVINALEAEAPMISGAEMQVQVSESVSGAASLPVEDDILDAVLAARDSLLTDLANQPEESAGKKPEAGRKEFVAPKRTPMTQGDDGLSTDAAGMSADAVETNIAAGNSQQRGRDNSRTDSNEIEDRPPWEEPVESLVSEQSTLDSEHVSEHVSEHASKQSTVTDEPTQMSDSSAIMQVPQVIPPSDMQVEPYEVLPPLGEGEVTGNEVDLKWYRLMSAIDVGGRVRQLAVNSVCHEFTDPLNLLLKPNQKHLAAEVAIVQLEEALSRALESDNKVNITVGVDKQRETPLEIRQRFHREIQAQAHQGLISDSNIQWLMNQMGAELAADSLSYAPELLSLKGNTIELIDKTNFKSLS, encoded by the coding sequence ATGTCATATCAGGTGTTGGCCAGAAAATGGCGCCCTGCCACCTTTGAGCAAATGGTTGGTCAGTCTCATGTTTTACATGCTTTAACCAACGCGCTTTCTCAACAAAGATTACATCATGCCTATCTTTTTTCTGGGACCCGAGGTGTCGGAAAAACAAGTTTAGCTCGACTTTTTGCCAAGGGGTTAAATTGTGAACAAGGCGTGACTGCGTCACCCTGTGGTCAATGCTCAAGTTGTGTCGAAATTGCCGAAGGCCGATTTATCGATCTTATTGAAGTCGATGCTGCATCTAGAACAAAAGTCGATGATACCCGAGAGTTACTCGATAATGTGCAGTATCGTCCAAGTCGTGGCCGTTATAAGGTATACCTCATTGATGAAGTGCATATGCTGTCTCGCAGCAGTTTTAATGCCTTATTAAAGACGCTAGAAGAACCGCCTGAGCATGTGAAGTTTTTACTTGCGACTACCGACCCACAGCGTTTGCCTGTTACGGTATTGTCACGTTGTCTGCAATTTAATCTTAAAAGTCTGACGCAAGATGAAATCACTGCACAGCTGTCTCATATACTGACTCAAGAAAAACTCAGCTTTGAAAACGCAGCCTTAACGCTATTAGCTAAAGCAGCCAATGGCAGCATGCGTGACGGCTTGAGCTTAACTGACCAAGCCATTGCATATGGTGCTGGTCAGGTTTTATTACAGCAAGTTCAAACCATGCTAGGCAGTATTGATGATCAACATGTTATCCGTCTATTCAATACCTTAGTCCAAGGTGAAATTGAAAGCTTGATGCATGTGATAGAACAAATTTTGTCTTTTGGCGCCGATCCTGAAGAAGTGCTGAGAAGTCTGCTTGAGCTCTTACATCAAATTACTCTAAGTCAGTTTGCACCAGCCGCAGCGCAGCTTTCAATATACAGCGAGCAGATTAAAGCCTTTGCCGAGCAATTGAGCCCGGAGCAAGTGCAGCTTTATTATCAACTGTTATTGGCGGGCAGGAAAGATCTGCCTCATGCACCAGATCCTAAATCGGGTCTCGAAATGGCACTATTAAGAGCCGTTTCATTTGTCCCTGAAGTGCCTGTGACGCGTTGGGTGGTTGATAAGCCTGCCAAAGTGTCATTGCCTGAAATCGTTGCCGCTCCACAGAGCCAAGACCATCCAGCCAAGGTTCAGCAAGCTAAGGTTCAGCAAGCTAAGGTTCAGCAAGCTAAAGTTCAGCAAACTAAGGCGCTGCCCCAGCTGTCAGAACAAGTTCAAGCAGATGAAGCAGATGAAGCAGATGAAGCAGATGATGGCAGCGATGATTTGTTGGCGCTTAATAGCGAACAAGCTCTCATTGTAAGTCAAGCTTCGAGCCAAGGCATGGAGCAAAGTTTGGTGAGTGAGTCACACTCGCCAGACTCAGGAACACTGCTAACTCCTGAACGAGAGTTACCAGACAATCAAGAATTACCGGTTCAAGCAGAAGCTAAGACTGAGCAGGTTAGTACTGAAAGCATCGATTGTGAACAATTGGCTCAGGATGCTGCTTATGATGCTCAATATGGTTCTGCGCAAGATGAAGACCCAGTCGTTGACGACTATTTGCCCTTTGATAGTTTACCCGCCTCTGAAGCGCCTGTGATTAATGCGCTTGAGGCTGAAGCTCCAATGATTTCAGGGGCTGAAATGCAGGTTCAAGTAAGCGAGTCAGTAAGTGGGGCAGCAAGCTTACCTGTTGAAGATGATATTTTAGATGCGGTACTTGCAGCTCGTGATTCACTCTTAACTGACTTGGCTAATCAGCCTGAGGAGAGTGCTGGAAAAAAGCCTGAAGCGGGGCGTAAGGAGTTTGTCGCTCCTAAACGAACGCCTATGACGCAAGGTGATGACGGCCTTTCCACTGATGCTGCAGGTATGTCAGCAGACGCTGTTGAAACGAATATTGCTGCAGGGAACAGTCAACAAAGAGGCCGTGACAATAGTCGTACAGACAGCAACGAGATAGAGGATAGGCCTCCTTGGGAAGAGCCTGTTGAGAGCCTAGTATCTGAGCAGAGCACTCTTGATTCCGAGCATGTTTCTGAGCATGTTTCCGAACATGCATCCAAGCAGAGCACTGTGACTGATGAGCCTACTCAAATGAGTGACTCATCAGCAATTATGCAAGTGCCACAAGTTATTCCACCAAGTGACATGCAAGTTGAGCCGTACGAGGTGTTGCCTCCTCTTGGGGAAGGCGAGGTGACGGGCAATGAGGTCGATCTCAAATGGTATCGATTGATGTCGGCCATCGATGTCGGTGGCCGAGTGCGTCAGTTAGCGGTTAATTCTGTCTGTCATGAATTTACTGATCCTCTGAATTTATTGCTGAAACCTAACCAGAAGCATTTAGCTGCTGAAGTGGCAATTGTACAGTTAGAAGAAGCACTTTCCCGCGCACTGGAGAGTGACAATAAGGTTAATATTACGGTGGGTGTAGATAAACAGAGAGAAACACCTCTTGAAATTCGTCAACGTTTTCACCGTGAGATACAAGCGCAGGCTCATCAAGGGTTAATATCGGATAGCAATATCCAATGGTTGATGAACCAAATGGGCGCAGAGTTAGCAGCCGATAGCTTAAGTTATGCTCCTGAGCTGTTGAGTTTAAAAGGAAATACCATTGAGCTCATTGATAAGACGAACTTTAAGTCGTTATCTTAG
- a CDS encoding YbaB/EbfC family nucleoid-associated protein → MFGKGGMGNLMKQAQQMQDKMAKAQEEIARMEVTGESGAGLVKVTMTGSHSVRKVDIDPSLLEDEKEMLEDLIAAACNDAARRVEETQKERMAEVTGGMQLPPGMKMPF, encoded by the coding sequence ATGTTTGGAAAAGGCGGTATGGGTAACCTGATGAAGCAGGCCCAGCAGATGCAAGATAAAATGGCCAAGGCGCAAGAAGAGATCGCGCGTATGGAAGTCACCGGTGAATCTGGTGCTGGTCTTGTAAAAGTAACCATGACAGGTTCTCACAGTGTGCGTAAAGTGGATATCGATCCAAGCCTGTTAGAAGATGAGAAAGAGATGCTAGAAGATCTAATCGCTGCAGCATGTAATGATGCCGCACGCCGAGTTGAAGAGACCCAAAAAGAGAGAATGGCTGAAGTGACTGGCGGTATGCAGTTACCACCAGGCATGAAGATGCCGTTCTAA